One region of Jatrophihabitans cynanchi genomic DNA includes:
- a CDS encoding glycoside hydrolase family 1 protein, with protein sequence MSTAAVPFPPGFLWGTATAAYQIEGAVHEDGRRDSIWDTFSHTPGKVTGGDTGDVAVDHYHRVAEDVALMAELNLAAYRFSIAWPRIVPAGSGAVNRAGLDFYSRLIDELLARGITPAATLYHWDLPQPLQDAGGWLNRDTAARFAEYAAVVAQELGDRLPMVTTLNEPWCSAFLGYGTGVHAPGITGLATALTAAHHLNLAHGLGATALRAHLPAGSKVALTLNLAAVHAASDAEADRRAARHVQDVSNRIFLDPVLRGRYPEALLADLQHVTDFSFVRDGDLAAIGVGTDVLGVNYYSPTLVAAATPELAARAERGFINDPQSASGPMPYPGTDLAFALPQAGPYTAMGWRVEPAAFTELLLWVHHEYPGLELMVTENGAAYDDRLGSDGRVRDADRIAYLDGHLRAVHAAIEGGADVRGYFLWSLMDNFEWAWGFSKRFGIVHVDFDTQVRTPKDSAHWYRDVIARNALG encoded by the coding sequence ACCGCCGCCGTCCCATTCCCGCCGGGCTTCCTGTGGGGCACCGCCACCGCCGCCTACCAGATCGAGGGCGCCGTTCACGAGGACGGCCGCCGTGACAGCATCTGGGACACCTTCAGCCACACGCCGGGCAAGGTGACCGGTGGCGACACCGGCGATGTCGCGGTCGACCACTACCACCGGGTGGCCGAGGACGTCGCCTTGATGGCCGAGCTGAACCTCGCCGCCTACCGGTTCTCGATCGCCTGGCCGCGCATCGTGCCGGCCGGGTCGGGCGCGGTGAACCGGGCCGGACTGGACTTCTACTCGCGGCTGATCGACGAGCTGCTGGCCCGCGGGATCACGCCTGCGGCAACCCTGTACCACTGGGACCTGCCGCAGCCGCTGCAGGACGCAGGCGGCTGGCTCAACCGCGACACCGCGGCCCGCTTCGCCGAGTACGCCGCGGTCGTGGCGCAGGAACTCGGCGACCGGCTGCCGATGGTGACGACCCTCAACGAGCCGTGGTGCTCGGCGTTCCTCGGCTACGGCACCGGCGTGCACGCCCCGGGCATCACCGGGCTGGCGACCGCGCTCACCGCGGCGCACCACCTGAACCTGGCACACGGGCTGGGCGCGACCGCGCTGCGCGCGCACCTGCCGGCTGGGAGCAAGGTGGCGCTCACCCTCAACCTGGCCGCCGTGCACGCCGCGTCCGATGCCGAGGCGGACCGGCGGGCGGCGCGGCACGTCCAGGACGTCAGCAACCGGATCTTCCTGGACCCGGTGCTGCGCGGCCGCTACCCCGAGGCGCTGCTCGCGGACCTGCAGCACGTCACCGACTTCTCCTTCGTCCGGGACGGCGACCTCGCCGCGATCGGCGTCGGCACCGACGTGCTCGGCGTCAACTACTACAGCCCGACGCTCGTCGCGGCAGCGACGCCCGAGCTTGCTGCCCGGGCCGAGCGCGGCTTCATCAACGACCCGCAGAGCGCGTCCGGGCCGATGCCGTACCCGGGCACCGACCTCGCCTTCGCGCTGCCTCAGGCCGGCCCGTACACCGCGATGGGCTGGCGCGTCGAGCCGGCCGCGTTCACCGAGCTGCTGCTCTGGGTGCACCACGAGTACCCGGGCCTGGAGCTCATGGTCACCGAGAACGGCGCGGCGTACGACGACCGGCTCGGATCGGACGGGCGCGTGCGTGACGCGGACCGGATCGCGTATCTGGACGGGCATCTGCGCGCGGTGCACGCCGCGATCGAGGGCGGCGCGGACGTGCGCGGTTACTTCCTGTGGTCGCTCATGGACAACTTCGAGTGGGCCTGGGGATTCTCCAAGCGATTCGGCATCGTGCACGTGGACTTCGACACCCAGGTGCGCACGCCGAAGGACTCGGCGCACTGGTACCGCGACGTGATCGCGCGCAACGCGCTGGGCTGA
- a CDS encoding MFS transporter: MSAVALPRFGSRRTPSAVAGWLLAVSVYVLAVLHRTSLGVAGLLAEQRFGITPAQLSVFIFLQLGVYAAMQVPTGVLVDRYGPRRLLVIAAMLMGSAQLLFALVPSYPVALLARTALGCGDAMTFISVLRYSATHFSPRRYPVVVALTSMAGTIGNILATLPLAVVLHDVGWGVGFGVAAVGSLVAGAFVWLLLPAATPPRRLHGVREVRDGVSSVLVRVRTAWALPGTRLGFWVHFACMSSATAFGVLWGNTYLIKAAGFSAAGGGAVLMYGVIAAALASPLIGWLIGHRPILRVPLALGICSVTIAGWVLLVAAFGDHPPRAYVLVLFVVMALGGPASMAAFALARDYNHARTLGTASGVVNVGGFVATVIIALGIGWALDALGSTSAHTLRFAVLVAVAVQLFGTVRMSVWLLRLRAFALDRQGAGESVPVPVVRRRWDLSPELDEAE; encoded by the coding sequence ATGAGCGCCGTCGCGTTGCCCCGATTCGGTAGCCGGCGGACCCCTTCGGCGGTGGCCGGCTGGCTGCTCGCGGTCAGCGTGTACGTGCTGGCGGTGTTGCACCGCACGTCGCTCGGCGTGGCCGGCCTGCTCGCCGAGCAACGCTTCGGCATCACCCCGGCGCAGCTGAGCGTGTTCATCTTCCTGCAGTTGGGCGTGTACGCGGCGATGCAGGTGCCGACCGGGGTCCTGGTCGACCGCTACGGCCCGCGTCGGCTGCTCGTCATCGCGGCGATGCTGATGGGCTCGGCGCAGCTGCTGTTCGCGCTCGTGCCGTCCTATCCGGTGGCGCTGCTGGCGCGCACCGCGCTGGGCTGCGGCGACGCGATGACCTTCATCAGCGTGCTGCGGTACTCGGCGACGCACTTCTCGCCGCGCCGCTACCCGGTCGTGGTCGCGCTGACGTCGATGGCCGGCACGATCGGCAACATCCTGGCCACGCTGCCGCTCGCGGTGGTGCTGCACGACGTCGGCTGGGGCGTCGGCTTCGGCGTCGCGGCGGTCGGCTCGCTGGTCGCGGGCGCCTTCGTCTGGTTACTGCTTCCCGCCGCGACACCACCGCGTCGACTGCACGGCGTGCGCGAGGTGCGCGACGGGGTGAGTTCGGTGCTCGTGCGGGTACGCACCGCGTGGGCGTTGCCCGGCACCCGGCTGGGCTTCTGGGTGCACTTCGCCTGCATGTCCTCGGCCACCGCGTTCGGCGTGCTGTGGGGCAACACTTACCTGATCAAGGCGGCGGGCTTCTCCGCGGCCGGTGGCGGAGCGGTGCTCATGTACGGCGTGATCGCCGCGGCGCTGGCCAGCCCGCTGATCGGCTGGCTGATCGGGCACCGGCCGATCCTGCGGGTGCCGCTCGCACTCGGCATCTGCTCGGTGACGATCGCCGGTTGGGTGCTGCTCGTCGCCGCTTTCGGCGATCATCCGCCGCGGGCATACGTGCTCGTGCTGTTCGTGGTCATGGCGCTCGGCGGCCCGGCGTCGATGGCCGCGTTCGCGCTCGCGCGCGACTACAACCACGCGCGCACGCTCGGCACCGCGAGCGGCGTGGTGAACGTCGGCGGGTTCGTCGCGACGGTGATCATCGCGCTCGGCATCGGCTGGGCGCTCGACGCGCTGGGCTCCACCAGTGCCCACACGCTTCGGTTCGCCGTGCTCGTCGCGGTCGCGGTGCAGTTGTTCGGCACGGTGCGGATGAGCGTGTGGCTGCTGCGGCTGCGTGCGTTCGCGCTGGACCGGCAGGGTGCCGGCGAGAGCGTCCCGGTGCCGGTCGTGCGTCGCCGGTGGGACCTGTCGCCAGAGCTGGATGAGGCGGAATAA
- a CDS encoding amidohydrolase family protein — protein sequence MLHVRGIFLPDEAERDAWVLDGRLTFTRPAGATDTVADGGWILPGFVDAHCHIGLGLHGHVPDPDDQAAQALLNREAGALLLRDAGSPVDNTSVQAREDLPRLVRAGRHIARPHRYIRDLGIEVEPDRLVAEVATQAAAGDGWVKLAADWIDRSVGDLAPVWPDDVLKEAIAKAHELGARVAAHVFGEDALPGLIAAGVDSIEHGTGLDDDLIAAAAASGAAVVPTLINIDNFPSIALAGAAKYPTYAAHMRALFATSRERIHAAYEAGIPVYTGTDAGGSLPHGLVREEIRALVGAGIPQPEVIAQASWRGREWLGLPGLDEGGPADFCVFDTDPRRDLAAIYQPRRIVLRGAVVG from the coding sequence ATGCTGCATGTGCGCGGGATCTTCCTGCCCGACGAGGCCGAGCGCGACGCCTGGGTGCTCGACGGACGGTTGACCTTCACCCGTCCGGCCGGCGCGACCGACACCGTCGCCGACGGCGGCTGGATCCTGCCCGGCTTCGTGGACGCACACTGCCACATCGGGCTGGGCCTGCACGGTCACGTGCCCGATCCGGACGATCAGGCCGCGCAGGCCCTGCTCAACCGTGAGGCCGGCGCGCTGCTGCTGCGTGACGCGGGATCACCGGTCGACAACACGTCGGTGCAGGCGCGCGAGGACCTGCCGCGGCTGGTGCGCGCCGGGCGGCACATCGCTCGGCCGCACCGCTACATCCGCGACCTGGGCATCGAGGTCGAGCCGGACCGACTGGTCGCCGAGGTCGCGACGCAGGCCGCCGCCGGCGACGGGTGGGTCAAGCTCGCTGCCGACTGGATCGACCGCTCCGTCGGCGATCTGGCGCCCGTGTGGCCTGACGACGTGCTCAAAGAGGCGATAGCCAAGGCGCACGAACTCGGCGCGCGCGTCGCCGCCCACGTCTTCGGCGAGGACGCCCTGCCGGGGCTGATCGCGGCGGGCGTCGACTCCATCGAGCACGGCACCGGACTGGACGACGACCTGATCGCCGCCGCCGCGGCGAGCGGCGCGGCAGTCGTCCCGACCCTGATCAACATCGACAACTTCCCGTCGATCGCCCTCGCCGGTGCCGCCAAGTACCCGACCTACGCGGCGCACATGCGCGCGCTGTTCGCCACCTCGCGCGAGCGGATCCACGCCGCGTACGAAGCAGGAATACCCGTCTATACCGGGACGGACGCGGGTGGCTCGCTGCCGCACGGGCTGGTCCGCGAGGAGATCCGGGCGCTGGTCGGCGCCGGGATCCCGCAGCCCGAGGTGATTGCCCAGGCGTCGTGGCGCGGCCGGGAATGGCTCGGCCTGCCCGGTTTGGACGAGGGCGGGCCGGCAGATTTCTGCGTCTTCGACACCGACCCACGCCGCGACCTCGCCGCGATCTACCAGCCGCGCCGCATCGTGCTTCGTGGCGCAGTTGTGGGATGA
- a CDS encoding S8 family serine peptidase codes for MRRTGTIVAIIALVGSALVGSVLSVPAVAAPANPSSPAKPSGTAPSAGSGAAVRGAGPAAATLRSVPARPPAATAVAPQVKPAVTPQSRALPANVDPQSVQVPAEANGQVLLTVTGDPATVRTQAAKLGGRVLVSAGRSNSVEVPPAAIGALGSAPGVGAVEPPVRAYVQDSTSQGVAKSGAGTWQAAGDKGAHTAVAIVDAGFANLAAEKAAGHITYAGYNAGNCPGAGTSGANSQHGTAVAEIVHQMAPAASIYLYCVQDTVAFVAAARDIVKRKIMIASSSLGFPADGRGDGSGGSATASGAVRSARLAGVLWIQSAGNNAREHWSGRLTDSDRDGHVDIGCSGRTCPEVDSMFMPPNYGSAEVVLKWDQWPVSADTGITLVAYESACTDDNFDDCTLLTSQSVRHRAGRVPALGLTVDNPGYFLRVDVAIKISAAYPSVAYDLSYWGEVSDPSYLASWHSSQAAAGSVTEPANSPYAFAVGAADVTRSALEAFSSRGPTIDGRTKPDITGWDCVRSNLPAFSSPENPAFCGTSAAAPHVAGAAVLVRSARPSMDATQIETFLQQRANSGKPLLPPSRALGYGRLTLGSTAGVAPPPGSGYVALSPRKVLDTRTRLGGHHRKLGPGSVLTLRVAHLPSTATAVALNVTALTPTATTSLGVFQGGTGWPGTTNLRLSRADPSVTAFVTVSLDRSRHTVSIRNARGHVNVLASVIGYFRTTSSTGFVPVSPRTVLDTRTRVGGHHAALRNRSRVTINPHLPAAATAAVVNLTALGVTGHGYFGLSNACSNTTYQLTSNSAARTVLAIVRLNPANRMCLRFAGTRADARVQVVGYFAPRRGYRFHPVLTPTRIVDTARGIGGRPPATLRSGRSSTYYGAGLNGVPLRARAMFVGLTDTSATSTGYLAPFAGSRRPHRLSAGLTFSRHRITDDSAVIGLSGRRFGVFNSHGRTGLTVDLYGYFL; via the coding sequence ATGCGCCGAACGGGCACGATCGTGGCCATCATCGCGCTGGTCGGCTCGGCGCTGGTCGGTTCGGTGCTGAGCGTGCCCGCGGTCGCCGCCCCGGCGAACCCGTCGAGCCCGGCGAAGCCTTCCGGCACGGCGCCCTCGGCTGGTTCGGGGGCCGCCGTGCGTGGCGCAGGGCCGGCCGCCGCGACGCTGCGCTCGGTGCCGGCCAGGCCGCCGGCCGCGACCGCGGTCGCGCCCCAGGTGAAGCCGGCGGTCACGCCGCAGTCCCGGGCGCTGCCCGCGAACGTCGACCCCCAGAGCGTCCAGGTACCCGCCGAGGCGAACGGCCAGGTGCTGCTCACGGTCACCGGCGACCCGGCCACGGTCCGGACGCAGGCCGCGAAGCTGGGCGGACGCGTGCTGGTCAGCGCCGGCCGGAGCAACTCGGTCGAGGTGCCGCCGGCAGCGATCGGCGCGCTCGGCTCGGCGCCCGGCGTCGGCGCCGTCGAGCCGCCGGTGCGCGCCTACGTCCAGGACAGCACATCCCAGGGCGTGGCCAAGTCCGGCGCGGGCACCTGGCAGGCCGCCGGTGACAAGGGTGCGCACACCGCCGTCGCCATCGTCGACGCGGGGTTCGCGAACCTCGCCGCCGAGAAGGCGGCCGGTCACATCACCTACGCCGGCTACAACGCCGGCAACTGCCCAGGTGCGGGTACCTCCGGCGCGAACTCGCAGCACGGCACGGCGGTCGCCGAGATCGTGCACCAGATGGCGCCCGCCGCCAGCATCTACCTGTACTGCGTGCAGGACACCGTCGCGTTCGTGGCGGCCGCGCGGGACATCGTCAAGCGCAAGATCATGATCGCGTCGAGCTCGCTGGGTTTCCCCGCCGACGGCCGTGGCGACGGCTCCGGCGGCTCGGCGACCGCGAGCGGTGCGGTTCGCTCCGCCCGGCTCGCCGGGGTGCTGTGGATCCAGTCGGCGGGGAACAACGCCAGGGAACACTGGTCCGGCCGGCTCACCGACTCCGACCGCGACGGGCACGTCGACATCGGCTGCTCGGGCCGGACCTGCCCCGAGGTCGACTCCATGTTCATGCCACCGAACTACGGCTCGGCCGAGGTCGTGCTGAAGTGGGACCAGTGGCCGGTCTCGGCGGACACCGGTATCACCCTGGTCGCGTACGAATCCGCCTGCACCGATGACAACTTCGACGACTGCACGCTGCTGACCAGCCAGTCGGTGCGGCACCGGGCCGGACGGGTGCCCGCCCTCGGCCTGACCGTCGACAACCCGGGCTACTTCCTGCGGGTCGACGTCGCGATCAAGATCAGCGCGGCCTATCCGTCGGTCGCCTACGACCTGTCGTACTGGGGCGAGGTGTCCGACCCGTCCTATCTCGCGTCCTGGCACAGCAGCCAGGCGGCCGCCGGCAGCGTCACCGAGCCGGCCAACTCGCCGTACGCCTTCGCGGTCGGCGCTGCCGACGTCACGCGCAGTGCACTGGAGGCGTTCAGCTCGCGCGGCCCGACGATCGACGGCCGCACCAAGCCGGACATCACCGGCTGGGACTGCGTGCGCTCGAACCTGCCCGCGTTCAGCAGCCCGGAGAACCCAGCGTTCTGCGGAACCTCGGCTGCGGCCCCGCACGTCGCGGGCGCGGCGGTGCTGGTGCGCTCGGCGCGGCCGTCGATGGACGCCACCCAGATCGAGACGTTCCTGCAGCAACGGGCCAACTCGGGCAAGCCGCTGCTGCCGCCGAGTCGCGCCCTCGGCTACGGCCGGCTCACCCTGGGCAGCACTGCCGGCGTGGCACCGCCGCCCGGCTCGGGCTACGTGGCGCTCAGTCCGCGCAAGGTGCTCGACACCCGCACGCGGCTCGGCGGCCACCATCGCAAGCTCGGCCCAGGCAGCGTCCTCACGCTCCGCGTCGCCCACCTGCCGAGCACCGCGACCGCCGTCGCGCTCAACGTCACCGCGCTGACGCCGACGGCCACGACCAGTCTGGGCGTGTTCCAGGGCGGCACCGGCTGGCCGGGCACCACCAACCTGAGGCTGAGCCGCGCCGATCCGAGTGTCACCGCTTTCGTCACCGTCAGCCTGGACCGCAGTCGGCACACCGTGTCGATCCGCAACGCCCGCGGGCACGTCAATGTGCTGGCGAGCGTGATCGGCTACTTCCGCACCACCAGCAGCACCGGGTTCGTGCCCGTGTCGCCGCGTACCGTGCTGGACACCCGCACCCGCGTCGGCGGGCACCACGCGGCGCTGCGCAACCGGTCGCGGGTCACGATCAACCCGCACCTGCCGGCCGCCGCTACCGCGGCCGTCGTGAACCTGACCGCGCTCGGCGTCACCGGGCACGGCTACTTCGGGCTGAGCAACGCCTGCTCGAACACGACCTACCAGCTGACGTCGAACTCCGCCGCCCGTACCGTCCTGGCGATCGTGCGGCTCAACCCGGCGAACCGGATGTGCCTGCGGTTCGCGGGCACGCGTGCCGACGCGCGGGTGCAGGTCGTCGGATACTTCGCGCCACGCCGCGGTTACCGGTTCCATCCGGTGCTCACGCCGACGCGCATCGTCGACACCGCCCGCGGCATCGGCGGCCGGCCTCCGGCGACCCTTCGGTCCGGCCGCTCGAGCACGTACTACGGGGCCGGCCTGAACGGAGTGCCGCTGCGCGCCAGGGCGATGTTCGTCGGCCTCACCGACACCAGCGCCACCTCGACCGGCTACCTCGCGCCGTTCGCCGGTTCGCGACGGCCACACCGGCTGTCCGCCGGCCTCACCTTCAGTCGGCATCGGATCACCGACGACTCGGCGGTGATCGGGCTGTCCGGTCGCCGGTTCGGCGTCTTCAACAGCCACGGACGCACCGGACTGACCGTGGACCTCTACGGCTACTTCCTGTAG
- a CDS encoding HIT family protein: MTSDGGAEDAAELAGEADSFGRLWTPHRLVYIKGENKPGHDQAGTECPFCFAPTRSDEAGLIIARGELVYSVLNLYPYNAGHLMTVPYRHVADYDRLTAQESAELADFTQRSMRALRTAMTPHGFNIGLNQGAVAGAGIAAHLHQHVVPRWGGDTNFMPVVGHTRVLPQLLADTRDVIAAAWAAEHAESARTAPTAED; encoded by the coding sequence GTGACCTCGGACGGCGGAGCCGAGGACGCCGCCGAACTGGCAGGCGAGGCGGACTCGTTCGGGCGGCTCTGGACGCCACACCGGCTGGTCTACATCAAGGGCGAGAACAAGCCCGGCCACGACCAGGCCGGGACCGAGTGCCCGTTCTGCTTCGCGCCGACCCGCTCGGACGAGGCCGGGCTGATCATCGCGCGCGGTGAGCTGGTCTACTCGGTGCTCAACCTGTACCCGTACAACGCCGGGCACCTGATGACCGTCCCGTACCGGCATGTCGCGGATTACGACCGGCTGACCGCTCAGGAATCGGCCGAACTTGCCGATTTCACCCAACGGTCGATGCGCGCCCTGCGCACCGCCATGACACCTCACGGTTTCAACATCGGCCTCAACCAGGGGGCCGTTGCCGGAGCCGGGATCGCGGCGCACCTGCACCAGCACGTGGTGCCGCGATGGGGTGGCGACACCAACTTCATGCCCGTGGTCGGCCACACCCGGGTGCTTCCGCAACTGCTCGCGGACACCCGGGACGTGATCGCCGCGGCATGGGCTGCCGAGCATGCGGAGTCCGCGCGGACTGCGCCCACCGCGGAGGATTGA
- the thrS gene encoding threonine--tRNA ligase codes for MRSGGYGHRTSIPCISRVGSSTPPGPVHPRAAEPAKEHSVSASAAPQPSAATVRVAAGTTADDALRAAGIDVNGPAGALVVRASDGTLKDLAWAPETDADVEVVTAASPDGLAVLRHSTAHVLAQAVQDLFPGTLLGIGPPIQDGFYYDFLPSRPFTPDDLAAIEKKMSEIIKAGQRFARRPIDDDEAREELRYEKFKIELIGLKSTASGDLDGAAEGASVEVGAGGLTMYDNLDAKTGERVWTDLCRGPHLPTTRRIPAFKLMRSAAAYWRGSEKNPQLQRIYGTAWATRDDLKAHLHRLEEAAKRDHRKLGAELDLFSFPDEIGSGLPVFHPKGGVIKRVMEDYVRQRHMEEGFEYVGTPHITKQHVFELSGHLPYYAEGMFPPMEMEGANYYLKAMNCPMHNLIFRSRGRSYRELPLRLFEFGHVYRNEKSGVIHGLTRVRGFAQDDSHSYVTPEQAPAEIEHLLQFCLGLFRDFGLADYYLELSTRDDSHPDKFVGSDEDWAVATKVLEDVAVASGLDLVPDPGGAAYYGPKISVQCRDAIGRTWQMSTIQYDFNQPKGFQLEYQAADGTRKQPVMIHSAKFGSIERFIGVLTEHYAGAFPTWLSPVQVIAIPISSEQDEYLGDIEKRLRTKGIRVEVDTSDDRMQKKIRTAQKAKVPFMLLAGAQDVEAGAVSFRYRDGSQRNAIAIEQAIEEIVAAAASRSNESPTAGTFS; via the coding sequence ATGCGGTCGGGCGGGTACGGGCACCGCACTAGCATTCCTTGCATCAGCCGCGTCGGCTCGAGCACCCCGCCCGGACCGGTTCATCCTCGCGCGGCCGAGCCAGCGAAGGAGCATTCCGTGTCCGCCAGCGCCGCGCCGCAACCGTCCGCCGCCACCGTCCGGGTCGCGGCCGGCACGACGGCCGACGACGCGCTGCGCGCGGCCGGGATCGACGTCAACGGCCCCGCCGGTGCGCTCGTCGTCCGCGCCTCCGACGGCACCCTGAAGGACCTGGCGTGGGCACCGGAGACCGACGCCGACGTCGAGGTCGTCACCGCCGCGTCCCCGGACGGCCTCGCCGTGCTGCGGCACTCCACCGCGCACGTGCTCGCCCAGGCGGTGCAGGACCTGTTTCCCGGCACCCTGCTCGGCATCGGCCCGCCGATCCAGGACGGCTTCTACTACGACTTCCTGCCCTCGCGCCCGTTCACCCCGGACGACCTGGCCGCCATCGAGAAGAAGATGAGCGAGATCATCAAGGCCGGCCAGCGGTTCGCGCGCCGTCCGATCGACGACGACGAGGCGCGCGAGGAGCTCAGGTACGAGAAGTTCAAGATCGAGCTGATCGGCCTGAAGTCCACCGCGAGCGGCGACCTCGACGGTGCGGCCGAGGGCGCGTCGGTCGAGGTGGGCGCCGGAGGCCTCACCATGTACGACAACCTGGACGCCAAGACCGGTGAGCGGGTCTGGACCGACCTGTGCCGCGGGCCGCACCTGCCGACCACCCGGCGCATCCCGGCGTTCAAGCTGATGCGCTCGGCCGCCGCGTACTGGCGCGGCAGCGAGAAGAACCCGCAGTTGCAGCGCATCTACGGCACCGCGTGGGCCACTCGGGACGACCTCAAGGCCCACCTGCACCGGCTGGAGGAGGCGGCCAAGCGCGATCACCGCAAGCTCGGCGCCGAACTGGACCTGTTCAGCTTCCCGGACGAGATCGGCTCGGGGCTTCCGGTCTTTCATCCCAAGGGCGGCGTCATCAAGCGGGTGATGGAGGACTACGTCCGCCAGCGGCACATGGAGGAGGGTTTCGAGTACGTCGGCACGCCACACATCACCAAGCAGCACGTGTTCGAGCTGTCCGGCCACCTGCCGTACTACGCCGAAGGCATGTTCCCGCCCATGGAGATGGAGGGCGCGAACTACTACCTCAAGGCGATGAACTGCCCGATGCACAACCTGATCTTCCGCTCGCGCGGGCGCTCGTACCGCGAGTTGCCGCTGCGCCTGTTCGAGTTCGGGCACGTGTACCGCAACGAGAAGTCCGGTGTGATCCACGGGCTGACGCGAGTCCGCGGCTTCGCCCAGGACGACTCGCACTCGTATGTGACCCCGGAGCAGGCGCCGGCTGAGATCGAGCACCTGCTGCAGTTCTGCCTCGGCCTGTTCCGCGACTTCGGCCTGGCCGACTACTACCTCGAGCTGTCCACCCGCGACGACTCGCACCCGGACAAGTTCGTCGGCAGCGACGAGGACTGGGCGGTCGCCACCAAGGTGCTCGAGGACGTCGCTGTCGCCTCCGGCCTGGACCTGGTTCCCGACCCCGGCGGCGCTGCGTACTACGGCCCGAAGATCTCCGTCCAGTGCCGTGACGCCATCGGGCGCACCTGGCAGATGTCCACGATCCAGTACGACTTCAACCAGCCCAAGGGATTCCAGCTCGAGTACCAGGCGGCCGACGGCACCCGCAAGCAGCCGGTGATGATCCACTCGGCGAAGTTCGGCTCGATCGAGCGGTTCATCGGCGTGCTCACCGAGCACTACGCCGGTGCCTTCCCGACCTGGCTCTCGCCGGTTCAGGTGATCGCCATCCCGATCAGTTCCGAGCAGGACGAGTACCTGGGCGACATCGAGAAACGGCTGCGCACGAAGGGCATCCGGGTCGAGGTCGACACGTCGGATGACCGCATGCAGAAGAAGATCCGCACCGCGCAGAAGGCGAAGGTGCCGTTCATGCTGCTCGCGGGCGCGCAGGACGTCGAAGCGGGCGCCGTGTCGTTCCGCTACCGCGACGGATCGCAGCGCAACGCGATCGCGATCGAGCAGGCGATCGAGGAGATCGTCGCGGCGGCGGCGAGCCGCAGCAACGAGTCGCCGACGGCGGGCACCTTCTCGTGA
- a CDS encoding CapA family protein, with protein MIIAVLVAGPAAVAGCTTGADAQHAATRPPSSRAVQPTHAPAPLATATSPATAAAPAPGPFTISFAGDVNFAERTADRLRADPATVFGQAAAGLRAADLTMVNLETAVTTGGQAQNKAFTFRAPPSALIALRDAGIDVATMANNHGADYGAAGLRDSLAAIRATGFPVIGIGRNDAAAFAPYRITLNGTKVAIFAADQVQDETTLRLFSAGPTSAGVANAWSDRLVRNVRAAHRAGYVVVVYLHWGTEFHTCPNGDQTGLAGALAAAGAAAVIGTHAHVLQGAGWRADGTYVAYGLGNYLWWRSFRNNQDDNGVLTLTFRGGKVVADRFAPSRLDDRGVPVPATGAERARITAEWTADRACTDLTATPPK; from the coding sequence GTGATCATTGCGGTGCTCGTCGCCGGGCCGGCCGCGGTGGCAGGGTGCACCACCGGAGCCGACGCGCAGCACGCCGCGACCCGGCCGCCATCGTCCCGAGCCGTGCAGCCGACGCATGCGCCGGCTCCCCTTGCGACCGCGACTTCGCCTGCCACCGCGGCCGCGCCAGCTCCGGGGCCGTTCACGATCTCCTTCGCCGGTGACGTCAACTTCGCCGAGCGGACGGCCGACCGGCTGCGCGCGGACCCGGCGACCGTGTTCGGCCAGGCCGCCGCCGGGTTGCGCGCCGCGGACCTGACGATGGTCAACCTGGAGACGGCCGTCACCACCGGCGGCCAGGCACAGAACAAGGCGTTCACCTTCCGCGCGCCGCCGTCGGCGCTCATCGCGTTGCGGGACGCCGGGATCGACGTCGCGACGATGGCGAACAACCACGGCGCCGACTACGGCGCCGCCGGGCTGCGTGACTCGCTCGCGGCGATCAGGGCCACCGGCTTCCCCGTCATCGGGATCGGCCGGAACGACGCCGCGGCGTTCGCCCCGTACCGCATCACGCTCAACGGCACCAAGGTCGCGATCTTCGCCGCCGACCAGGTGCAGGACGAGACGACGCTGCGCCTGTTCAGTGCCGGCCCGACCAGCGCGGGGGTCGCGAACGCGTGGAGCGACCGGCTGGTGCGCAATGTGCGTGCCGCGCACCGGGCCGGGTACGTGGTCGTCGTGTACCTGCACTGGGGCACGGAGTTCCACACCTGCCCGAACGGGGACCAGACCGGGCTCGCCGGTGCGCTGGCGGCGGCGGGTGCAGCGGCCGTCATCGGCACGCACGCGCACGTGCTGCAGGGGGCCGGCTGGCGCGCTGACGGCACGTACGTCGCATACGGCCTGGGCAACTACCTGTGGTGGCGCTCGTTCCGCAACAACCAGGACGACAACGGCGTGCTGACGCTGACCTTCCGCGGCGGCAAGGTCGTCGCCGATCGATTCGCCCCGTCCCGGCTCGACGACCGCGGCGTGCCGGTCCCGGCGACCGGAGCCGAACGAGCCCGCATCACGGCCGAGTGGACGGCCGACCGCGCCTGCACCGACCTGACCGCAACCCCGCCGAAGTAG